A window from Neodiprion fabricii isolate iyNeoFabr1 chromosome 2, iyNeoFabr1.1, whole genome shotgun sequence encodes these proteins:
- the LOC124175770 gene encoding DENN domain-containing protein 1A isoform X1, whose product MGSRLRENVRHLFECFCEVAAPVADKDPWLLQRFPESFSEEEILKSVPKFAYPCSFENVLVQHFSFVLTSIDSKWTFGFCRHDPKTETALVILSALPWHETFYKLLNHIAIITASGKDGDLWKFLQDVYSKGVPAPGASLTIPLPDPSVVFVCQSPKQFQLPSIPENRNLTEYYSAIDSHNMMMVFASMLYERRIIFTSKRLSRLSACVQACNALIYPMIWQHIYIPVLPLALMDYLLAPMPFLIGVPAPILEEIHLRVRQSDLGEVVILDADNNTIQSPFDDLESLPQDVIINLRRALRNRAALLGDGVSRAFLRALVQLTAGYREALTLQQGERITFDEKAFVDSRPSSMQPFLRKMLELQIFQQFIEERLHMLNSGLGFSDEFEMEALNYSEKSGSKFRQQYREWSYAMRKEGSAFFRSVKDKANPAVKSAVKSVKEKGKDMKTAYKGLRWKGRTNRQESGMRYQQPRSAPSSPTLDRRPVAFASPSKPPAGYTATTSYRKDLRFRNTAVPDTSRKQYSPLSPSSPEETDYPVERLDIDLMNELRDVIYPNTPPVDRTLKPVRSLDSLRSAWSGRLRHGPLPSDTSIATDIYEASRTSDSFYSSTLESSSTSSNAQCTTNHKLLEPGTPLNSATFDTLLDISDTSTTNSSSNINGNDTSSPSSIRSLFNLKNSDSIPFASLGTEDQASNSSRLDNLVEKSTRDSHEFVNLTNPFVNKSISHNQSLLEHDDDQNKSGENSKTIAHVVQDSENSFHRENQSLLRISWINNLLDANLNITDPSSQLIADDPFDTSQILNPFHPQNPLLIHPISLKPSPTSIQPLPPLNNQHYSAQAKDTPEPHDLIRLDSTNSDDEFDPLLSKSVKSNSAKQMTQSLHLPQMGEGLTNPLYPYFLPQHKAREDLDLLQEYGLDFNKFNLANSPSSAMTTSCNHTIQESSTTASLNTTTVKTQNNWTKFE is encoded by the exons ATGGGATCCAGACTGAG AGAAAATGTGCGACACCTGTTCGAGTGTTTCTGCGAAGTTGCTGCGCCTGTTGCGGACAAAGATCCCTGGCTACTTCAGAGGTTCCCTGAATCATTTTCCGAAGAAGAAATACTTAAATCTGTTCCTAAATTTGCATACCCTTGTAGTTTCGAAAA CGTTCTTGTTCAACACTTTTCATTTGTATTGACGAGTATCGATTCAAAATGGACGTTTGGATTTTGTCGACACGATCCCAAGACTGAAACGGCATTAGTAATTTTGAGTGCCTTGCCTTGGCACGAAACATTTTACAA ATTGCTGAATCATATTGCGATAATAACTGCAAGCGGTAAAGATGGAGATCTTTGGAAATTCCTTCAAGATGTTTATAGCAAGGGTGTTCCTGCTCCTGGAGCTTCGCTCACCATTCCTCTTCCAGATCCTAGTGTT gtaTTTGTTTGTCAAAGCCCAAAACAATTTCAGTTGCCTAGTATACCAGAAAAT AGAAATTTGACTGAGTATTATAGCGCCATTGATTCGCACAATATGATGATGGTGTTTGCCTCCATGCTCTATGAAAGACGTATTATATTTACTTCGAAAAGGTTATCAAGGCTGAGCGCCTGCGTTCAAGCCTGCAACGCCCTTATCTACCCGATGATTTGGCAGCACATATATATTCCTGTTTTGCCATTGGCTCTGATGGATTATTTGCTAGCTCCGATGCCTTTCCTCATCGGTGTGCCAGCACCCATACTTGag gAGATACATTTA aGAGTGCGTCAAAGCGATTTGGGTGAAGTAGTAATCCTTGATGCCGACAACAACACTATCCAATCCCCGTTTGACGATCTGGAGTCCTTGCCTCAAGATGTG ATAATTAATCTCAGAAGAGCACTGCGTAACAGAGCTGCGTTGCTTGGCGATGGAGTGTCAAGGGCATTTCTACGCGCATTAGTTCAATTGACGGCTGGTTACAGAGAGGCTCTAACTCTCCAGCAAGGGGAACGTATAACGTTTGATGAAAAGGCCTTCGTAGACAGTCGGCCCTCGTCGATGCAACCCTTTCTTCGTAAAATGCTGgaattacaaatatttcaacaa TTTATAGAAGAACGTTTACACATGCTCAATTCCGGTCTCGGTTTCTCTGACGAATTCGAAATGGAGGCTCTTAATTATTCGGAAAAATCTGGCAGTAAATTTCGACAGCAGTATCGTGAATGGTCGTACGCAATGCGTAAGGAGGGCTCCGCATTTTTTCGAAGCGTCAAAGATAAG gcCAATCCCGCAGTCAAATCAGCTGTTAAATCG GTCAAGGAGAAGGGTAAAGACATGAAAACTGCATACAAAGGCTTACGCTGGAAAG GTCGAACAAATAGACAAGAAAGCGGCATGAGATACCAACAGCCCAGGTCAGCTCCAAGCTCTCCTACGTTGGATAGAAGACCTGTTGCATTTGCGTCTCCTTCGAAACCACCTGCCGGTTACACGGCAACGACTAGCTATCGAAAAGACCTTCGTTTCCGAAACACTGCTGTACCCGACACAAG CAGGAAGCAATATTCTCCATTGAGTCCCAGTTCACCCGAGGAAACAGATTATCCAGTTGAAAGGCTAGACATAGATCTGATGAACGAACTTCGAGATGTTATATATCCTAATACTCCACCTGTCGATAGAACG TTGAAGCCAGTGCGCAGTTTAGACAGCTTGAGGTCTGCATGGAGTGGGCGCTTGCGGCACGGCCCTCTTCCCTCCGACACTTCCATTGCCACCGACATTTATGAAGCCTCCCGTACTTCAGATTCCTTCTATTCCTCCACCCTAGAATCATCCTCGACTAGTTCCAATGCTCAATGCACAACAAATCACAAACTGCTAGAACCCGGCACGCCATTGAATTCTGCAACTTTTGATACCCTGCTAGATATTTCTGATACTTCAACTACTAATAGCAGCTCTAACATTAACGGAAATGACACGTCAAGTCCGTCTTCGATCAGATCTttgttcaatttgaaaaattcggaCAGTATACCATTCGCTTCACTTGGGACCGAAGATCAGGCGTCCAACAGTTCTAGATTGGATAATCTTGTGGAGAAATCTACTCGCGATTCTCACGAATTTGTCAATCTGACCAATCCGTTTGTTAACAAAAGCATATCTCATAATCAGAGTTTGTTGGAACATGACGATGACCAAAATAAAAGTGGAGAAAATTCAAAGACTATCGCACACGTCGTGCAAGATtcggaaaattcttttcatcgTGAAAACCAATCTTTGTTACGGATTTCTTGGATTAATAATCTATTGGATGCTAATTTGAATATTACAGATCCTAGCTCGCAATTAATTGCTGACGATCCATTTGACACAAGCCAAATACTGAACCCTTTCCACCCACAGAACCCATTGTTAATTCATCCCATCAGCCTAAAGCCGAGTCCGACCAGCATTCAACCACTCCCTCCATTAAATAATCAGCATTACTCTGCACAGGCTAAG GATACACCAGAGCCCCACGATTTAATCAGACTAGATTCAACGAATAGCGACGATGAGTTTGACCCACTTTTATCAAAGTCTGTAAAGAGTAACAGCGCCAAACAAATGACTCAGTCATTGCATCTTCCACAGATGGGAGAAGGTCTGACAAATCCTTTATATCCGTACTTTTTACCACAGCATAAAGCTAGGGAAGATCTTGATTTACTCCAGGAGTATGGTcttgattttaataaatttaatctAGCCAACAGCCCGTCTTCCGCAATGACTACATCGTGTAATCACACAATACAAGAATCTAGCACAACTGCTTCGTTAAATACAACCACTGTTAAGACACAGAATAATTGgacaaaatttgaatga
- the LOC124175770 gene encoding DENN domain-containing protein 1C isoform X4 — protein sequence MGSRLRENVRHLFECFCEVAAPVADKDPWLLQRFPESFSEEEILKSVPKFAYPCSFENVLVQHFSFVLTSIDSKWTFGFCRHDPKTETALVILSALPWHETFYKLLNHIAIITASGKDGDLWKFLQDVYSKGVPAPGASLTIPLPDPSVVFVCQSPKQFQLPSIPENRNLTEYYSAIDSHNMMMVFASMLYERRIIFTSKRLSRLSACVQACNALIYPMIWQHIYIPVLPLALMDYLLAPMPFLIGVPAPILERVRQSDLGEVVILDADNNTIQSPFDDLESLPQDVIINLRRALRNRAALLGDGVSRAFLRALVQLTAGYREALTLQQGERITFDEKAFVDSRPSSMQPFLRKMLELQIFQQFIEERLHMLNSGLGFSDEFEMEALNYSEKSGSKFRQQYREWSYAMRKEGSAFFRSVKDKVKEKGKDMKTAYKGLRWKGRTNRQESGMRYQQPRSAPSSPTLDRRPVAFASPSKPPAGYTATTSYRKDLRFRNTAVPDTSRKQYSPLSPSSPEETDYPVERLDIDLMNELRDVIYPNTPPVDRTLKPVRSLDSLRSAWSGRLRHGPLPSDTSIATDIYEASRTSDSFYSSTLESSSTSSNAQCTTNHKLLEPGTPLNSATFDTLLDISDTSTTNSSSNINGNDTSSPSSIRSLFNLKNSDSIPFASLGTEDQASNSSRLDNLVEKSTRDSHEFVNLTNPFVNKSISHNQSLLEHDDDQNKSGENSKTIAHVVQDSENSFHRENQSLLRISWINNLLDANLNITDPSSQLIADDPFDTSQILNPFHPQNPLLIHPISLKPSPTSIQPLPPLNNQHYSAQAKDTPEPHDLIRLDSTNSDDEFDPLLSKSVKSNSAKQMTQSLHLPQMGEGLTNPLYPYFLPQHKAREDLDLLQEYGLDFNKFNLANSPSSAMTTSCNHTIQESSTTASLNTTTVKTQNNWTKFE from the exons ATGGGATCCAGACTGAG AGAAAATGTGCGACACCTGTTCGAGTGTTTCTGCGAAGTTGCTGCGCCTGTTGCGGACAAAGATCCCTGGCTACTTCAGAGGTTCCCTGAATCATTTTCCGAAGAAGAAATACTTAAATCTGTTCCTAAATTTGCATACCCTTGTAGTTTCGAAAA CGTTCTTGTTCAACACTTTTCATTTGTATTGACGAGTATCGATTCAAAATGGACGTTTGGATTTTGTCGACACGATCCCAAGACTGAAACGGCATTAGTAATTTTGAGTGCCTTGCCTTGGCACGAAACATTTTACAA ATTGCTGAATCATATTGCGATAATAACTGCAAGCGGTAAAGATGGAGATCTTTGGAAATTCCTTCAAGATGTTTATAGCAAGGGTGTTCCTGCTCCTGGAGCTTCGCTCACCATTCCTCTTCCAGATCCTAGTGTT gtaTTTGTTTGTCAAAGCCCAAAACAATTTCAGTTGCCTAGTATACCAGAAAAT AGAAATTTGACTGAGTATTATAGCGCCATTGATTCGCACAATATGATGATGGTGTTTGCCTCCATGCTCTATGAAAGACGTATTATATTTACTTCGAAAAGGTTATCAAGGCTGAGCGCCTGCGTTCAAGCCTGCAACGCCCTTATCTACCCGATGATTTGGCAGCACATATATATTCCTGTTTTGCCATTGGCTCTGATGGATTATTTGCTAGCTCCGATGCCTTTCCTCATCGGTGTGCCAGCACCCATACTTGag aGAGTGCGTCAAAGCGATTTGGGTGAAGTAGTAATCCTTGATGCCGACAACAACACTATCCAATCCCCGTTTGACGATCTGGAGTCCTTGCCTCAAGATGTG ATAATTAATCTCAGAAGAGCACTGCGTAACAGAGCTGCGTTGCTTGGCGATGGAGTGTCAAGGGCATTTCTACGCGCATTAGTTCAATTGACGGCTGGTTACAGAGAGGCTCTAACTCTCCAGCAAGGGGAACGTATAACGTTTGATGAAAAGGCCTTCGTAGACAGTCGGCCCTCGTCGATGCAACCCTTTCTTCGTAAAATGCTGgaattacaaatatttcaacaa TTTATAGAAGAACGTTTACACATGCTCAATTCCGGTCTCGGTTTCTCTGACGAATTCGAAATGGAGGCTCTTAATTATTCGGAAAAATCTGGCAGTAAATTTCGACAGCAGTATCGTGAATGGTCGTACGCAATGCGTAAGGAGGGCTCCGCATTTTTTCGAAGCGTCAAAGATAAG GTCAAGGAGAAGGGTAAAGACATGAAAACTGCATACAAAGGCTTACGCTGGAAAG GTCGAACAAATAGACAAGAAAGCGGCATGAGATACCAACAGCCCAGGTCAGCTCCAAGCTCTCCTACGTTGGATAGAAGACCTGTTGCATTTGCGTCTCCTTCGAAACCACCTGCCGGTTACACGGCAACGACTAGCTATCGAAAAGACCTTCGTTTCCGAAACACTGCTGTACCCGACACAAG CAGGAAGCAATATTCTCCATTGAGTCCCAGTTCACCCGAGGAAACAGATTATCCAGTTGAAAGGCTAGACATAGATCTGATGAACGAACTTCGAGATGTTATATATCCTAATACTCCACCTGTCGATAGAACG TTGAAGCCAGTGCGCAGTTTAGACAGCTTGAGGTCTGCATGGAGTGGGCGCTTGCGGCACGGCCCTCTTCCCTCCGACACTTCCATTGCCACCGACATTTATGAAGCCTCCCGTACTTCAGATTCCTTCTATTCCTCCACCCTAGAATCATCCTCGACTAGTTCCAATGCTCAATGCACAACAAATCACAAACTGCTAGAACCCGGCACGCCATTGAATTCTGCAACTTTTGATACCCTGCTAGATATTTCTGATACTTCAACTACTAATAGCAGCTCTAACATTAACGGAAATGACACGTCAAGTCCGTCTTCGATCAGATCTttgttcaatttgaaaaattcggaCAGTATACCATTCGCTTCACTTGGGACCGAAGATCAGGCGTCCAACAGTTCTAGATTGGATAATCTTGTGGAGAAATCTACTCGCGATTCTCACGAATTTGTCAATCTGACCAATCCGTTTGTTAACAAAAGCATATCTCATAATCAGAGTTTGTTGGAACATGACGATGACCAAAATAAAAGTGGAGAAAATTCAAAGACTATCGCACACGTCGTGCAAGATtcggaaaattcttttcatcgTGAAAACCAATCTTTGTTACGGATTTCTTGGATTAATAATCTATTGGATGCTAATTTGAATATTACAGATCCTAGCTCGCAATTAATTGCTGACGATCCATTTGACACAAGCCAAATACTGAACCCTTTCCACCCACAGAACCCATTGTTAATTCATCCCATCAGCCTAAAGCCGAGTCCGACCAGCATTCAACCACTCCCTCCATTAAATAATCAGCATTACTCTGCACAGGCTAAG GATACACCAGAGCCCCACGATTTAATCAGACTAGATTCAACGAATAGCGACGATGAGTTTGACCCACTTTTATCAAAGTCTGTAAAGAGTAACAGCGCCAAACAAATGACTCAGTCATTGCATCTTCCACAGATGGGAGAAGGTCTGACAAATCCTTTATATCCGTACTTTTTACCACAGCATAAAGCTAGGGAAGATCTTGATTTACTCCAGGAGTATGGTcttgattttaataaatttaatctAGCCAACAGCCCGTCTTCCGCAATGACTACATCGTGTAATCACACAATACAAGAATCTAGCACAACTGCTTCGTTAAATACAACCACTGTTAAGACACAGAATAATTGgacaaaatttgaatga
- the LOC124175770 gene encoding DENN domain-containing protein 1C isoform X3, whose protein sequence is MGSRLRENVRHLFECFCEVAAPVADKDPWLLQRFPESFSEEEILKSVPKFAYPCSFENVLVQHFSFVLTSIDSKWTFGFCRHDPKTETALVILSALPWHETFYKLLNHIAIITASGKDGDLWKFLQDVYSKGVPAPGASLTIPLPDPSVVFVCQSPKQFQLPSIPENRNLTEYYSAIDSHNMMMVFASMLYERRIIFTSKRLSRLSACVQACNALIYPMIWQHIYIPVLPLALMDYLLAPMPFLIGVPAPILEEIHLRVRQSDLGEVVILDADNNTIQSPFDDLESLPQDVIINLRRALRNRAALLGDGVSRAFLRALVQLTAGYREALTLQQGERITFDEKAFVDSRPSSMQPFLRKMLELQIFQQFIEERLHMLNSGLGFSDEFEMEALNYSEKSGSKFRQQYREWSYAMRKEGSAFFRSVKDKVKEKGKDMKTAYKGLRWKGRTNRQESGMRYQQPRSAPSSPTLDRRPVAFASPSKPPAGYTATTSYRKDLRFRNTAVPDTSRKQYSPLSPSSPEETDYPVERLDIDLMNELRDVIYPNTPPVDRTLKPVRSLDSLRSAWSGRLRHGPLPSDTSIATDIYEASRTSDSFYSSTLESSSTSSNAQCTTNHKLLEPGTPLNSATFDTLLDISDTSTTNSSSNINGNDTSSPSSIRSLFNLKNSDSIPFASLGTEDQASNSSRLDNLVEKSTRDSHEFVNLTNPFVNKSISHNQSLLEHDDDQNKSGENSKTIAHVVQDSENSFHRENQSLLRISWINNLLDANLNITDPSSQLIADDPFDTSQILNPFHPQNPLLIHPISLKPSPTSIQPLPPLNNQHYSAQAKDTPEPHDLIRLDSTNSDDEFDPLLSKSVKSNSAKQMTQSLHLPQMGEGLTNPLYPYFLPQHKAREDLDLLQEYGLDFNKFNLANSPSSAMTTSCNHTIQESSTTASLNTTTVKTQNNWTKFE, encoded by the exons ATGGGATCCAGACTGAG AGAAAATGTGCGACACCTGTTCGAGTGTTTCTGCGAAGTTGCTGCGCCTGTTGCGGACAAAGATCCCTGGCTACTTCAGAGGTTCCCTGAATCATTTTCCGAAGAAGAAATACTTAAATCTGTTCCTAAATTTGCATACCCTTGTAGTTTCGAAAA CGTTCTTGTTCAACACTTTTCATTTGTATTGACGAGTATCGATTCAAAATGGACGTTTGGATTTTGTCGACACGATCCCAAGACTGAAACGGCATTAGTAATTTTGAGTGCCTTGCCTTGGCACGAAACATTTTACAA ATTGCTGAATCATATTGCGATAATAACTGCAAGCGGTAAAGATGGAGATCTTTGGAAATTCCTTCAAGATGTTTATAGCAAGGGTGTTCCTGCTCCTGGAGCTTCGCTCACCATTCCTCTTCCAGATCCTAGTGTT gtaTTTGTTTGTCAAAGCCCAAAACAATTTCAGTTGCCTAGTATACCAGAAAAT AGAAATTTGACTGAGTATTATAGCGCCATTGATTCGCACAATATGATGATGGTGTTTGCCTCCATGCTCTATGAAAGACGTATTATATTTACTTCGAAAAGGTTATCAAGGCTGAGCGCCTGCGTTCAAGCCTGCAACGCCCTTATCTACCCGATGATTTGGCAGCACATATATATTCCTGTTTTGCCATTGGCTCTGATGGATTATTTGCTAGCTCCGATGCCTTTCCTCATCGGTGTGCCAGCACCCATACTTGag gAGATACATTTA aGAGTGCGTCAAAGCGATTTGGGTGAAGTAGTAATCCTTGATGCCGACAACAACACTATCCAATCCCCGTTTGACGATCTGGAGTCCTTGCCTCAAGATGTG ATAATTAATCTCAGAAGAGCACTGCGTAACAGAGCTGCGTTGCTTGGCGATGGAGTGTCAAGGGCATTTCTACGCGCATTAGTTCAATTGACGGCTGGTTACAGAGAGGCTCTAACTCTCCAGCAAGGGGAACGTATAACGTTTGATGAAAAGGCCTTCGTAGACAGTCGGCCCTCGTCGATGCAACCCTTTCTTCGTAAAATGCTGgaattacaaatatttcaacaa TTTATAGAAGAACGTTTACACATGCTCAATTCCGGTCTCGGTTTCTCTGACGAATTCGAAATGGAGGCTCTTAATTATTCGGAAAAATCTGGCAGTAAATTTCGACAGCAGTATCGTGAATGGTCGTACGCAATGCGTAAGGAGGGCTCCGCATTTTTTCGAAGCGTCAAAGATAAG GTCAAGGAGAAGGGTAAAGACATGAAAACTGCATACAAAGGCTTACGCTGGAAAG GTCGAACAAATAGACAAGAAAGCGGCATGAGATACCAACAGCCCAGGTCAGCTCCAAGCTCTCCTACGTTGGATAGAAGACCTGTTGCATTTGCGTCTCCTTCGAAACCACCTGCCGGTTACACGGCAACGACTAGCTATCGAAAAGACCTTCGTTTCCGAAACACTGCTGTACCCGACACAAG CAGGAAGCAATATTCTCCATTGAGTCCCAGTTCACCCGAGGAAACAGATTATCCAGTTGAAAGGCTAGACATAGATCTGATGAACGAACTTCGAGATGTTATATATCCTAATACTCCACCTGTCGATAGAACG TTGAAGCCAGTGCGCAGTTTAGACAGCTTGAGGTCTGCATGGAGTGGGCGCTTGCGGCACGGCCCTCTTCCCTCCGACACTTCCATTGCCACCGACATTTATGAAGCCTCCCGTACTTCAGATTCCTTCTATTCCTCCACCCTAGAATCATCCTCGACTAGTTCCAATGCTCAATGCACAACAAATCACAAACTGCTAGAACCCGGCACGCCATTGAATTCTGCAACTTTTGATACCCTGCTAGATATTTCTGATACTTCAACTACTAATAGCAGCTCTAACATTAACGGAAATGACACGTCAAGTCCGTCTTCGATCAGATCTttgttcaatttgaaaaattcggaCAGTATACCATTCGCTTCACTTGGGACCGAAGATCAGGCGTCCAACAGTTCTAGATTGGATAATCTTGTGGAGAAATCTACTCGCGATTCTCACGAATTTGTCAATCTGACCAATCCGTTTGTTAACAAAAGCATATCTCATAATCAGAGTTTGTTGGAACATGACGATGACCAAAATAAAAGTGGAGAAAATTCAAAGACTATCGCACACGTCGTGCAAGATtcggaaaattcttttcatcgTGAAAACCAATCTTTGTTACGGATTTCTTGGATTAATAATCTATTGGATGCTAATTTGAATATTACAGATCCTAGCTCGCAATTAATTGCTGACGATCCATTTGACACAAGCCAAATACTGAACCCTTTCCACCCACAGAACCCATTGTTAATTCATCCCATCAGCCTAAAGCCGAGTCCGACCAGCATTCAACCACTCCCTCCATTAAATAATCAGCATTACTCTGCACAGGCTAAG GATACACCAGAGCCCCACGATTTAATCAGACTAGATTCAACGAATAGCGACGATGAGTTTGACCCACTTTTATCAAAGTCTGTAAAGAGTAACAGCGCCAAACAAATGACTCAGTCATTGCATCTTCCACAGATGGGAGAAGGTCTGACAAATCCTTTATATCCGTACTTTTTACCACAGCATAAAGCTAGGGAAGATCTTGATTTACTCCAGGAGTATGGTcttgattttaataaatttaatctAGCCAACAGCCCGTCTTCCGCAATGACTACATCGTGTAATCACACAATACAAGAATCTAGCACAACTGCTTCGTTAAATACAACCACTGTTAAGACACAGAATAATTGgacaaaatttgaatga